A part of Terriglobus roseus genomic DNA contains:
- a CDS encoding energy transducer TonB, with product MRHCLLLALPLALFSPSFLAAQKQDPKALELLEHARQMTLATAKGLPAYKLEASFETFDEKGVSDGVGTLVQTALPDGHRRQTVTYRGRTLDSMWFNTVHRVADKEYEETLVLRSMLNALTNTLPSQAELLKRNVQIGTENSGLKMDCAVVSIPPHDEGKKHSATQRHEFCMDATNGMLRMVVVQGGGLVLNRFRKLGSAYVPGDVQITQDGVKRAGLTVNHFATDPTLTVADFELARTNGKADTSRIIVDTDTVLEKTQPTYPPSAVWSSQRGTVAMKAIIGTDGLVKDVNVVSSPSALLADSASEAVRQWRYEPYLVDSEPIEVEASVSVNYAIGR from the coding sequence TTGCGCCATTGTTTGCTGCTTGCACTGCCTCTTGCTCTTTTCTCGCCGTCTTTCTTGGCGGCTCAGAAGCAGGACCCCAAGGCGCTGGAACTCCTTGAACACGCCCGCCAGATGACGTTGGCAACTGCCAAAGGTTTGCCCGCTTACAAACTGGAAGCATCGTTTGAGACATTCGATGAGAAGGGCGTTTCGGATGGGGTTGGCACACTTGTGCAAACCGCGTTGCCAGATGGGCATCGGCGACAAACTGTAACGTACCGCGGTAGGACGCTGGATTCGATGTGGTTCAACACGGTACACCGCGTAGCGGATAAGGAGTATGAGGAAACACTTGTGCTGCGTTCCATGTTGAATGCTCTGACCAACACTTTGCCGTCCCAGGCAGAGTTGCTCAAGAGAAATGTCCAGATAGGCACGGAGAATAGCGGCCTCAAAATGGATTGCGCCGTGGTTTCAATTCCGCCACATGATGAGGGTAAGAAACATTCAGCAACACAAAGGCATGAGTTCTGCATGGATGCAACGAACGGCATGTTGCGTATGGTCGTGGTGCAAGGTGGAGGATTAGTCTTGAACCGCTTTCGCAAGCTGGGGTCCGCATATGTCCCCGGTGATGTGCAAATAACTCAGGATGGTGTGAAACGCGCTGGGTTGACCGTGAACCACTTTGCGACTGACCCAACATTGACAGTAGCGGATTTCGAGCTAGCCCGTACGAATGGCAAAGCCGATACCTCTCGAATCATCGTGGACACGGATACCGTTTTAGAGAAAACACAGCCAACTTACCCGCCATCTGCGGTTTGGAGTAGCCAGAGGGGAACCGTAGCCATGAAGGCAATTATCGGTACGGATGGCTTGGTTAAGGACGTGAATGTGGTGTCCTCGCCATCCGCTCTTCTAGCGGACTCCGCTTCGGAGGCAGTGCGCCAATGGCGTTACGAACCCTACCTGGTTGACAGTGAGCCCATCGAGGTTGAGGCTAGCGTATCGGTCAATTACGCAATTGGTCGGTGA
- the rlmN gene encoding 23S rRNA (adenine(2503)-C(2))-methyltransferase RlmN, translating into MSALFGKSLPELTELAATLGQKPYRARQIFDALYKQRVTDFDAITPLSQELRSSLAAEHTVGLPEIVQTAVSVDGTERYLMRMEDGETVETVWMPDGDGVENTDDAEEAADNRADAKFVDKRNWGALAPLGYRRSTICISSQVGCAVNCQFCLTAKLGIKRDLTAGEIAGQVAAVLNRHKIQMGKDRINLVFMGMGEPFLNYDNFMKSVLLLVEGIGIPASRMTVSTSGIEPAIRRFAQETVRPNLALSLNGSNDKVREQVMPITRKWNIEKLLDAVNTIPLSKRDWVTFEYVMLGGINDQLSNAHEVLALLKGMHAKVNLIVWNPGPDMPYTQPTAEDVDVFQQTLIQNGLPCYIRRPRGRDIYAACGQLKRTVEPEKPADALVQLTA; encoded by the coding sequence ATGTCTGCGCTATTTGGTAAGTCGCTCCCGGAACTGACTGAACTGGCCGCCACGCTGGGCCAGAAGCCGTACCGTGCGCGGCAGATCTTCGACGCGCTGTATAAGCAACGCGTGACGGACTTTGACGCCATCACGCCGCTTTCGCAGGAACTGCGCTCCTCGCTGGCTGCGGAGCACACGGTGGGTCTGCCCGAAATTGTGCAGACTGCGGTTTCCGTCGACGGAACCGAACGCTACTTGATGCGCATGGAAGACGGCGAAACCGTAGAAACCGTCTGGATGCCGGATGGCGATGGCGTGGAGAATACCGACGACGCCGAAGAGGCCGCCGACAATCGCGCCGACGCGAAGTTCGTAGATAAGCGAAATTGGGGCGCGCTCGCTCCGCTGGGCTATCGGCGTTCCACCATCTGCATTTCGTCGCAGGTGGGCTGCGCGGTGAACTGCCAGTTCTGCCTGACGGCAAAGCTCGGCATCAAGCGTGATCTGACGGCAGGCGAAATTGCAGGGCAGGTGGCGGCCGTGCTCAATCGTCACAAGATTCAGATGGGCAAGGACCGTATCAACCTTGTCTTTATGGGCATGGGCGAGCCATTCCTGAACTACGACAACTTTATGAAGTCGGTGCTGCTGCTGGTGGAAGGCATTGGCATTCCTGCATCACGCATGACGGTGAGCACCAGCGGCATTGAGCCGGCGATCCGCCGCTTTGCACAGGAGACGGTCCGGCCCAACCTGGCTCTGTCACTCAACGGATCGAACGACAAGGTGCGTGAACAGGTCATGCCCATCACGCGCAAGTGGAATATTGAAAAGCTGCTCGACGCGGTGAATACCATTCCGCTCAGCAAGCGCGACTGGGTCACTTTCGAATACGTGATGCTGGGCGGCATCAACGACCAGCTTTCAAACGCCCACGAGGTTCTCGCATTACTCAAGGGCATGCACGCGAAGGTAAATCTGATCGTGTGGAATCCAGGGCCGGACATGCCGTATACACAACCCACCGCAGAAGATGTGGATGTGTTTCAGCAAACGCTGATACAGAACGGCCTACCCTGCTACATCCGCCGCCCACGCGGCCGCGACATCTACGCAGCCTGCGGCCAGTTGAAGCGCACCGTAGAACCAGAGAAGCCTGCTGATGCGTTGGTGCAGCTTACGGCTTAG